One stretch of Glycine soja cultivar W05 chromosome 7, ASM419377v2, whole genome shotgun sequence DNA includes these proteins:
- the LOC114418308 gene encoding phosphatidylinositol 4-kinase gamma 4-like produces MSSAGVTTLSPVPRELLLSPDGYYTPLHLSLDREFIFIYLSYFGSLTPMRVLPCDTIESVKLKIQKSEGLPSLTNKQKLVCDGRELARSNSLLKEYGVTEGNVLHLVIRLSDLQTISVRTSSGKDFTFQVERCRDVGYIKQQIGKKEKCFADPEQQEVMCNGKLLEDQMLIDDICSKYNDAVIHLFVRVKYAEVRTGQDELSVVAKELNDTKDYETNCRRKYDISKEDTRREYGVVEPIMPRKALDRDLLLEPVIVNKKIELASEIWNMINSTYEGLDIGNYPIRSAEGTGGAYFMLDSTGQKYISVFKPIDEEPMAVNNPRGLPFSEDGEGLKKGTTVGQGAFREVAAYILDHPMSGRRSLFGDEKGFAGVPPTVMVKCLHKGFNHPGELTTKIGSLQMFIENNGSCEDMGPGAFPVKEVHKISVVDMRLANADRHAGNILIGKVEENGQAVLIPIDHGYCLPKSFEDCTFEWLYWPQARQPYSPEIIDYIKSLDADEDIALLKFHGWDLPVECARTLQISTMLLKKGVKRGMTPFAIGSLMCRESLNKESVIEGIVKAALDSVLPCTSEATFLDTVSEIMDQHLDEITGSIS; encoded by the exons ATGTCATCTGCTGGTGTCACCACTCTTAGCCCTGTTCCCAGGGAGCTATTGTTGTCCCCAGATGGATACTATACCCCATTGCACTTGTCATTGGATCGAgagtttattttcatatatctgTCCTATTTTGGATCTTTGACTCCAATGCGAGTTCTTCCCTGCGATACCATTGAGTCCGTGAAACTCAAAATCCAGAAGTCTGAGGGGCTTCCTTCATtgacaaacaaacaaaagttgGTCTGTGATGGGCGGGAACTAGCACGGAGCAATTCCCTGCTGAAAGAATATGGGGTTACGGAAGGAAATGTTTTGCATTTGGTGATTAGGCTGTCGGATCTCCAGACCATCAGTGTGAGAACTTCTTCCGGGAAGGACTTTACTTTTCAGGTGGAGAGATGCAGAGATGTCGGGTACATTAAGCAACAGATTGGGAAAAAGGAGAAGTGCTTTGCTGATCCTGAACAGCAGGAAGTTATGTGTAATGGCAAGCTGCTTGAGGATCAGATGCTTATTGATGATATCTGCAGTAAATATAACGATGCAGTGATTCATCTTTTTGTTAGAGTGAAATATGCAGAAGTTAGGACGGGACAAGATGAGTTGTCCGTCGTGGCAAAGGAGTTGAATGATACAAAAGATTATGAAACTAATTGTAGGAGAAAATATGATATTAGTAAAGAAGATACAAGAAGGGAGTATGGAGTCGTTGAGCCAATTATGCCAAGGAAGGCTCTTGATAGGGATCTTCTTTTGGAGCCGGTTattgttaacaaaaaaattgaattagctTCTGAGATTTGGAATATGATAAACTCTACATATGAAGGGCTAGACATTGGAAATTATCCAATCAGATCTGCAGAGGGTACAGGGGGTGCTTACTTTATGCTTGATTCAACCGGGCAAAAGTATATATCTGTTTTTAAGCCCATTGATGAAGAGCCAATGGCTGTGAATAACCCTAGGGGTTTACCTTTCTCAGAAGACGGTGAAGGCTTAAAGAAGGGAACAACAGTTGGTCAGGGAGCATTCAGGGAAGTTGCAGCTTATATTTTGGATCACCCAATGAGTGGTCGCCGATCATTATTTGGTGATGAGAAGGGTTTTGCCGGGGTTCCCCCGACAGTTATGGTTAAGTGCTTGCATAAAGGATTTAACCATCCCGGGGAGTTGACTACTAAGATTGGCTCCTTGCAAATGTTCATAGAGAATAATGGAAGCTGCGAGGATATGGGCCCTGGGGCTTTCCCAGTGAAGGAAGTGCATAAAATTTCAGTAGTGGACATGCGACTCGCAAACGCAGATAGACATGCTGGGAATATTTTGATCGGCAAAGTGGAGGAAAATGGCCAGGCTGTTTTGATTCCAATTGATCATGGATACTGCTTGCCCAAAAGT TTTGAGGATTGTACCTTCGAATGGCTTTATTGGCCTCAAGCTCGCCAGCCATACTCTCCAGAGATCATTGACTATATAAAGTCACTGGATGCTGATGAAGATATTGCCCTTTTGAAGTTTCATGGATGGGATCTGCCAGTTGAATGCGCGCGCACTCTTCAAATCTCAACCATGCTTCTGAAGAAAGGAGTGAAGAGAGGGATGACCCCCTTTGCCATTGGAAGCCTTATGTGCAGGGAATCCTTGAACAAGGAGTCTGTGATTGAGGGAATTGTAAAGGCAGCTCTGGATTCTGTTCTTCCTTGCACAAGTGAAGCCACAT